From the genome of Methanobrevibacter smithii ATCC 35061, one region includes:
- a CDS encoding AAA family ATPase: MKTNNKTQETKPSNPKSKTAQKENTPFAESVVLKPVGYPFDFAMMENNLEIIDKTLFEEYAREQWLGLVVKENSYLFDQKIIPDYGFQIVSVSPNNSIIAENTEIKLLDIEERNLDTVKRIKTNVKISDIVGQENAKNKTKVLIKYLEEPDKFGEWAPKNILFYGFPGTGKTMLVKALANELDVPLYLIKATSLIGEHVGDSASKIQELFEKAQKTAPSIIFIDEIDAIALHRSFQSLRGDVAEIVNSLLTEMDGINDNKAVVTIGATNNPNSIDYAVRSRFEEEIEFVLPDDNERKSIFENNLKTFPLKYDLNIEKLVKISKNMSGRDIKEKILKTALHHAISHDKETVDNKDVEYALKASKIKNSEVKGMFE, encoded by the coding sequence ATGAAAACAAACAACAAAACCCAAGAGACAAAACCATCTAACCCAAAATCAAAAACCGCACAAAAAGAAAACACTCCTTTTGCTGAAAGTGTAGTTTTAAAACCTGTAGGTTATCCTTTTGATTTTGCAATGATGGAAAATAATCTTGAAATTATCGATAAAACACTCTTTGAAGAGTATGCTCGTGAACAATGGTTAGGGTTAGTTGTAAAAGAAAATTCATATCTTTTCGATCAAAAAATAATTCCTGATTACGGTTTTCAAATAGTATCTGTTAGCCCCAACAACTCAATAATCGCTGAAAACACTGAAATTAAACTTTTAGATATTGAAGAAAGAAATTTGGATACTGTCAAGCGTATTAAAACAAATGTCAAAATTTCAGATATTGTTGGTCAGGAAAATGCTAAAAATAAAACCAAAGTTCTAATCAAATATCTTGAAGAGCCTGACAAATTCGGTGAATGGGCTCCGAAAAACATTTTATTTTATGGGTTTCCAGGTACCGGTAAAACCATGCTTGTAAAGGCACTAGCCAATGAACTTGACGTTCCGCTGTATTTAATAAAAGCAACTTCATTAATTGGAGAACATGTTGGAGACAGTGCATCTAAAATACAGGAATTATTTGAAAAAGCTCAAAAAACAGCACCATCCATAATATTTATTGATGAAATTGATGCAATTGCACTTCACAGAAGCTTTCAATCACTTAGAGGAGATGTTGCCGAAATTGTAAATTCCCTTTTAACTGAAATGGATGGAATTAATGACAATAAAGCAGTAGTGACAATAGGAGCTACAAATAACCCAAATTCAATTGATTATGCTGTAAGAAGCAGATTTGAAGAAGAAATTGAATTTGTCTTACCTGATGATAACGAAAGAAAATCTATCTTTGAAAACAATCTTAAAACATTTCCACTCAAATATGATTTGAATATTGAAAAGCTAGTTAAAATCAGCAAAAATATGTCCGGAAGAGACATTAAAGAAAAGATTTTGAAAACAGCTCTTCACCATGCGATTTCACATGACAAAGAAACTGTAGATAACAAAGATGTGGAATATGCTCTAAAAGCAAGTAAAATTAAAAATAGTGAAGTAAAAGGAATGTTTGAATAA
- a CDS encoding IMP cyclohydrolase: MYTGRILSIGMNCEGKPFVAYRVSSRSFPNRQCLKFDNRASIVPKEGFEKDIFENTYITYNCIRIVKDMAIVSNGSHTDVIADKIALGMNIKDAIAYSLLTLDYEKDDYHTPRIAGVVTSTNKKDDYVCYVGIANDEKLLVDKIPYGEAVFISTYGSQFYDPVDFDAKTADDAAKFIFDGGIFANYKKAVTAGAAVFDGEWNIGNFNP; this comes from the coding sequence ATGTATACGGGAAGAATTTTATCAATTGGTATGAATTGTGAAGGTAAACCTTTTGTGGCATATAGGGTGTCTAGCAGATCATTTCCTAATAGGCAATGCTTAAAATTTGATAATAGGGCATCTATTGTGCCGAAAGAAGGTTTCGAAAAAGATATTTTTGAAAATACTTACATTACATATAATTGTATACGTATTGTAAAAGATATGGCTATTGTGTCTAATGGTTCACATACAGATGTAATAGCTGATAAAATAGCTTTGGGGATGAATATTAAAGATGCAATAGCTTATTCATTGCTTACTTTGGATTATGAAAAAGATGATTATCATACTCCACGTATTGCAGGAGTTGTTACATCTACAAATAAAAAGGATGATTATGTTTGCTATGTGGGGATAGCTAATGATGAAAAATTATTGGTTGACAAAATCCCATACGGCGAAGCCGTATTTATTTCCACATATGGAAGTCAATTCTACGACCCTGTAGATTTTGATGCAAAAACAGCTGATGATGCTGCAAAATTTATTTTTGATGGAGGTATTTTTGCCAATTACAAAAAAGCAGTAACTGCTGGTGCGGCTGTTTTTGATGGGGAATGGAATATAGGTAATTTCAATCCTTAA
- a CDS encoding GTP cyclohydrolase III, whose translation MIQMTLIQIDNYGPWTVTPRPRNESDLQILQAELYADLERQFANKKGLVFFTRFDNLLAVTNGIDEEDHLRIQRSIRNRYPITISMGVGAAETPHEAQKLATIALQKEGGAQSSKRKEILAIDSLAPADENNLVQAAHIDINSVTETLTDIESAFDTNFMVNKAQHYLMTKLIKKGALLFFIGGDNFMAPCNGLSEKEIEDILVEINDEIGIGLKAGIGVGRNMEDAAYMADLGLEEIRDHDNGMWTWVIEKEY comes from the coding sequence ATGATACAAATGACTTTAATACAAATTGATAATTATGGTCCATGGACTGTAACTCCAAGACCACGTAATGAATCAGATTTACAAATTTTACAGGCAGAATTATATGCAGATTTAGAAAGGCAATTTGCAAATAAGAAAGGATTAGTTTTCTTTACTAGATTTGATAATTTACTTGCTGTTACAAACGGTATTGATGAGGAAGACCACTTGAGGATTCAAAGATCTATTAGAAATAGATATCCAATTACTATTAGTATGGGTGTTGGGGCGGCTGAAACTCCTCATGAAGCTCAAAAATTAGCTACTATTGCTTTACAAAAAGAAGGTGGAGCTCAATCTTCAAAAAGAAAAGAAATTTTAGCTATTGATAGTTTAGCTCCAGCAGATGAAAATAATTTGGTTCAGGCAGCACATATTGATATTAATAGTGTTACAGAAACATTGACTGATATTGAATCTGCATTTGACACTAATTTCATGGTTAATAAAGCACAGCATTATTTAATGACTAAATTAATTAAAAAAGGAGCATTACTGTTCTTCATTGGTGGAGATAACTTCATGGCTCCATGTAATGGATTGTCTGAAAAGGAAATTGAAGATATTTTAGTTGAAATCAATGATGAAATTGGAATTGGTCTTAAAGCAGGTATTGGTGTTGGCCGCAATATGGAAGATGCTGCATATATGGCTGATTTGGGACTTGAAGAAATCCGTGATCATGATAATGGAATGTGGACATGGGTTATTGAAAAAGAATATTAA
- the cofD gene encoding 2-phospho-L-lactate transferase, translating into MITVLSGGTGTPKLLQGLKEVIDPKDITIVVNTLENEYFSGVYVSADIDTVLYTMADMINEEFWYGVKDDTFITHERLEELGTPELLRIGDIDRATKIQKTLLMENHSLAEAVDIQANNMHIPSKILPMSNENSDIKIITDIGELEFHDFLIKHQCNPEVLDVKFSKVTPAEGIIDAINNSDAVIIGPSNPITSISPILSLDGVKEALENTHVIAVSPIIGTDSVSGPASKFMDALGIEVSSLGVASLYESFLDTIVIDKKDNNLKDDLEKIVSEVIVTNTIMKNLDDKKKLAKIILNDIS; encoded by the coding sequence ATGATTACTGTACTGTCTGGGGGAACTGGAACTCCAAAATTATTACAAGGTTTAAAAGAAGTTATTGATCCTAAAGATATTACTATTGTTGTCAATACTTTAGAAAATGAATATTTTTCAGGTGTTTATGTGTCAGCAGACATTGACACGGTATTGTACACTATGGCTGATATGATTAATGAAGAATTTTGGTATGGTGTTAAAGATGATACATTTATCACTCATGAAAGGCTTGAAGAATTAGGCACTCCGGAGTTGCTTAGGATAGGAGATATTGATAGAGCTACTAAAATACAAAAGACTCTATTGATGGAAAATCATTCACTTGCTGAAGCTGTTGATATTCAGGCAAATAATATGCATATCCCTTCCAAAATTTTACCTATGAGTAATGAAAATTCAGATATTAAAATCATTACAGACATCGGTGAATTGGAATTTCATGACTTTTTAATAAAACATCAGTGCAATCCTGAAGTTTTGGATGTCAAATTTTCCAAAGTGACTCCTGCGGAAGGGATTATTGATGCTATTAATAATTCTGATGCAGTTATTATTGGACCATCTAATCCGATAACTTCAATATCTCCAATATTGTCTTTAGATGGAGTTAAAGAAGCTTTGGAAAATACTCATGTAATAGCAGTTTCTCCAATTATTGGTACTGATTCAGTAAGTGGTCCGGCCAGTAAATTTATGGATGCACTTGGAATTGAAGTTTCATCATTAGGTGTTGCTTCTTTATATGAAAGTTTTTTAGATACGATTGTTATTGACAAAAAAGATAATAATTTAAAGGATGATTTAGAAAAAATTGTTAGTGAAGTAATTGTTACAAATACAATTATGAAAAATTTAGATGATAAGAAAAAATTAGCTAAAATAATCTTAAATGATATTTCTTAG
- a CDS encoding tRNA-dihydrouridine synthase has protein sequence MAGITDAEFLNKVIPFGFDTATLGGYSLDAKTIEASEKIIKRGRNEFHFPQDEIVNHIEKEVNLIKKQHPNVKVSANVRSTTPRPIIEVSNIDNLDIVEINCHCRQDEILAIGCGQNMLKRDDLAEYIGDVVDNASCEVSVKIRANVDGIDTLKIAKLIENTGADYLHIDAMKVGIFDADYDLLAKICSNTNIKVIGNNSIDSEQKIEKMLKTGVFGFSIARAVISGKLNFNISDF, from the coding sequence ATGGCTGGAATAACTGATGCTGAATTTTTAAATAAGGTTATTCCATTTGGATTTGACACAGCTACATTAGGTGGTTACAGTTTAGATGCTAAAACAATAGAAGCTAGTGAAAAAATAATTAAAAGGGGAAGAAATGAATTTCATTTTCCTCAAGATGAAATTGTTAACCATATTGAAAAAGAAGTTAATCTGATTAAAAAACAACATCCGAATGTTAAAGTTTCAGCTAATGTTAGATCAACTACTCCTAGGCCTATTATTGAAGTAAGTAACATAGACAATTTGGATATTGTTGAAATTAATTGTCATTGTCGTCAGGATGAAATTTTGGCTATTGGCTGTGGTCAAAATATGTTGAAAAGAGATGATTTGGCTGAGTATATTGGGGATGTTGTTGACAATGCTTCTTGTGAAGTTTCAGTTAAAATTCGAGCTAATGTTGATGGTATTGACACTTTAAAAATAGCTAAATTAATTGAAAACACAGGGGCTGACTATCTGCATATTGATGCAATGAAAGTTGGAATTTTTGATGCCGACTATGATTTGTTGGCGAAAATCTGTTCTAACACCAATATTAAAGTTATTGGAAATAATTCTATAGATAGCGAACAAAAAATTGAAAAAATGCTTAAAACAGGAGTTTTTGGCTTTTCAATAGCTAGGGCGGTTATTTCCGGTAAATTAAACTTTAATATATCTGATTTTTAA
- a CDS encoding precorrin-2 dehydrogenase/sirohydrochlorin ferrochelatase family protein: protein MDWTSLYLKTANLNVFILGTGEVATRRANKFLDHGANVKLAGDVLDKELIDKGAVLASVDDVVNLVQWSDVVVIASGDRELSDYVSKIAEDKLLNRADFPDNGNIIVPTSFNIGDVEISIFTNGKSPLMARQLRKKIQSIITEEDILEIELQDYSRKLLKSRISDQKKRRQYLYEIFNDENIKGLLDNHKIDEAKEYIDDLIRGFDDT, encoded by the coding sequence ATGGATTGGACTTCCCTATATCTTAAAACAGCCAATTTAAATGTATTTATATTAGGTACTGGTGAAGTGGCTACAAGAAGGGCAAATAAATTTCTTGACCATGGAGCTAATGTTAAATTAGCAGGGGATGTTTTAGATAAGGAATTAATCGATAAAGGAGCTGTTTTGGCTTCAGTTGATGATGTGGTTAACTTAGTTCAATGGTCTGATGTAGTTGTAATAGCCAGCGGTGATAGGGAATTGTCTGATTATGTCAGTAAAATAGCTGAGGATAAACTATTAAATAGGGCGGATTTTCCGGATAATGGAAATATTATTGTCCCTACAAGTTTTAATATTGGTGATGTTGAGATATCTATTTTTACAAATGGAAAAAGTCCATTAATGGCTCGCCAATTAAGAAAAAAGATTCAATCTATTATTACTGAAGAGGATATTTTAGAAATTGAACTTCAGGATTACAGCCGTAAATTGCTTAAATCCAGGATATCCGACCAGAAAAAAAGAAGACAGTATCTTTATGAAATTTTCAATGATGAAAATATTAAAGGATTACTTGATAACCATAAAATAGATGAAGCTAAAGAGTATATCGATGATTTGATAAGGGGATTTGATGATACTTAA
- a CDS encoding coenzyme F420-0:L-glutamate ligase, with protein MINMSIELIGLDNIPLVEPNDDVCQIIKDAIEKQGCLLKHGDIILIAETLISKAEGNVIKLGDIIPSEESIIIAKQSKKDSKLVEAIINESREVVAVGPDFIITETKQGFVCANSGIDESNVDEGLATPMPEDADRSAKQIREFLENEFDEEVAVLITDTQGRAFRNGAVGVAIGCSGINPLWKRAGEKDLYGRELQTSEVATGDELAAAASLVMGQADEGLPVVIIRGFDNFDKLRDTKTGINPLLRPKEFDVFRN; from the coding sequence ATGATTAATATGTCAATAGAATTAATTGGTTTAGACAATATTCCATTAGTTGAACCTAATGACGATGTTTGTCAAATAATTAAAGATGCAATTGAAAAACAAGGTTGTTTATTAAAACATGGGGATATTATTTTAATAGCTGAAACATTAATTTCAAAAGCAGAAGGTAATGTTATCAAATTGGGGGACATAATTCCATCTGAAGAATCCATTATCATTGCTAAACAGTCCAAAAAAGATTCTAAATTGGTTGAAGCTATTATAAATGAATCTAGAGAAGTAGTTGCTGTCGGTCCTGATTTTATCATTACTGAAACTAAACAGGGTTTTGTTTGTGCAAATTCAGGTATTGACGAATCCAATGTTGATGAAGGATTGGCTACTCCTATGCCTGAAGATGCTGACAGGTCTGCAAAACAAATAAGGGAATTTTTAGAAAATGAATTTGATGAGGAAGTGGCAGTTTTAATTACTGATACTCAGGGCAGAGCTTTTAGAAATGGTGCTGTTGGTGTAGCTATTGGATGTTCTGGAATCAATCCGTTATGGAAAAGGGCCGGCGAAAAAGATTTGTATGGTCGTGAGCTTCAAACTAGTGAAGTAGCTACAGGTGATGAATTGGCAGCCGCAGCTTCTCTTGTTATGGGTCAGGCTGATGAAGGTCTTCCTGTGGTTATTATCCGAGGATTTGATAATTTTGATAAATTAAGAGATACGAAAACCGGAATTAATCCATTACTTAGACCAAAAGAATTTGACGTATTTAGAAATTAG
- a CDS encoding methanogenesis marker 9 domain-containing protein: MTWEDAPSHICRGGDKRGLAFCCPPVKPCPILNALDEVNLTPQEYIDIKTEFAKETKLGEGTGTCFGSLVWCCKPSKPCPLRDITLKNIGMTHDEYLDLKKELSDKLVGVDKPTPDESVKVLAETFNIGEMEAMSVLNDCNNDLRMAVKLLRVKSLGNAD; encoded by the coding sequence ATGACTTGGGAAGATGCACCATCTCATATTTGCAGAGGTGGAGATAAAAGGGGTTTGGCTTTCTGTTGCCCTCCAGTTAAACCTTGTCCAATATTAAATGCTTTGGACGAAGTTAACTTAACTCCTCAAGAATATATTGATATTAAAACTGAATTCGCAAAAGAAACTAAATTAGGTGAAGGGACAGGGACTTGTTTTGGATCATTAGTATGGTGTTGTAAACCGTCTAAACCATGCCCGTTACGTGATATTACTTTAAAAAATATCGGTATGACTCATGATGAATATTTGGACTTGAAAAAAGAATTGTCTGATAAATTGGTTGGTGTTGATAAGCCTACTCCTGATGAAAGTGTAAAAGTATTAGCTGAAACTTTCAATATTGGTGAAATGGAAGCTATGAGTGTTTTAAATGATTGTAATAATGATTTGAGAATGGCTGTAAAATTATTACGTGTTAAATCCTTAGGAAATGCTGATTAA
- the hemA gene encoding glutamyl-tRNA reductase, translating to MILNLRVDHKIANIDAMENIAKEMDQLFLELQEKYSIVEYVEISTCNRKEYYIHNDNIDASDSLLSHENKSIIIDYGDSVIKHLFRMTSGLESMIVGEDQILGQVSDAKQKAFKERHCGKILDSIFTKAIHVGRVVRNKTNINKGSISIGSAAVDLAEKHLGNLENKSVLVIGAGKMGKLVAKALAEKNLNAIFVANRTYYVAVELANDLNGHAVLFNELGKYVQTADLIISATGAPHYILNKERLEKTDGDFKDLLMIDIANPRDICEDVCELGVKLFNIDDLREIADENTKLRKKEFAEAENIIDEEFSLLKESFKLIGVEDIIANLRVSMENIRERETEKAIAKLSDVDANAKIIDNLTNSIVNKIFFDISKKIKQAAHENDEELIRAIEFMFEEK from the coding sequence ATGATACTTAATTTAAGAGTTGACCATAAAATTGCAAATATTGATGCTATGGAAAATATTGCAAAGGAAATGGATCAGTTATTTTTGGAATTGCAGGAAAAGTATTCAATTGTAGAATATGTGGAAATATCTACATGTAATCGTAAGGAATATTACATTCATAATGACAATATAGATGCTTCTGATTCTCTTTTATCTCATGAAAATAAAAGCATTATTATTGATTATGGAGACAGTGTTATTAAGCATCTTTTCCGTATGACTTCAGGTCTGGAGTCTATGATTGTAGGTGAAGACCAGATTTTAGGCCAGGTTAGTGATGCTAAGCAAAAGGCATTTAAAGAACGTCATTGCGGAAAGATTTTGGATTCTATTTTTACTAAAGCTATTCATGTCGGTCGTGTAGTGAGAAATAAAACCAATATTAACAAAGGATCAATTTCCATAGGTTCTGCAGCTGTTGATTTGGCTGAAAAGCATTTGGGGAATCTTGAAAACAAGTCTGTTTTGGTTATTGGTGCAGGGAAGATGGGTAAGCTGGTGGCTAAGGCTTTGGCTGAGAAAAATTTAAATGCAATATTTGTTGCAAACAGAACTTATTATGTTGCAGTTGAACTGGCTAATGATTTAAACGGTCATGCTGTTCTTTTTAACGAATTAGGCAAATATGTCCAAACAGCAGACCTGATAATAAGTGCAACAGGTGCTCCTCATTATATTTTAAATAAAGAACGTTTGGAAAAGACTGATGGAGATTTTAAAGACTTGTTAATGATTGATATAGCTAATCCAAGAGATATTTGCGAAGATGTCTGCGAATTGGGAGTTAAATTATTTAACATTGATGATTTGCGTGAGATTGCAGATGAAAATACTAAACTCAGAAAAAAAGAATTTGCAGAAGCTGAAAATATCATCGATGAAGAGTTCAGTTTACTTAAAGAATCCTTTAAGTTAATTGGTGTTGAAGATATTATTGCTAATTTAAGAGTATCTATGGAAAATATACGAGAAAGAGAAACTGAAAAGGCGATTGCCAAACTTTCTGATGTAGATGCAAATGCTAAAATAATAGATAATTTAACAAATTCTATTGTCAACAAAATATTTTTTGATATTTCTAAAAAAATTAAACAGGCAGCTCATGAAAATGATGAAGAATTGATCAGAGCTATTGAATTTATGTTTGAAGAAAAATAA
- the atwA gene encoding methyl coenzyme M reductase system, component A2: MDFITLKNITKTFNGVDVLKNINLKIKEGETLGILGRSGSGKSVLINMLRGTLDYKPDAGQVIFNLAICPDCLAVESPSHAGEKCSCGGTYEAKEIDFFNAERKEFASIKRRIAIMLQRNFALYDEETVIENVMRAMSDENDYEDNLYDALDLLEMVQMNHRITHVARDLSGGEKQRVVLARQLAKQPMMFLADEPTGTLDPQTAEKLHNTLIEGVKDKGITMLITSHWPEIMNDLADHVIWLENGEIKEEGEPEGVVNHFLETVPVPEKVENPEIGAPEVQMDDVKKHYYSIERGVVKAVDGIDLTINKEEIFGIVGLSGAGKTTLTKMLIGLTEPSSGKIEVKLGEEWVDMSKSGPLNRGRVIPYMGLLHQEYSLYPHRTILGNLTDAISLELPAEFAKIKAIHVLTTVGFDENIAEGLLNKYPDELSVGEKHRVALAQVLIKEPKIIILDEPTGTMDPITRVIVTDSILKARKELEQTFIIISHDMDFVLDVCDRSALMRGGKILDVGTPDEIVKQLTADEKEGMFKN; encoded by the coding sequence ATGGATTTTATTACTCTTAAGAATATTACAAAGACATTCAATGGTGTCGATGTTCTTAAAAATATTAATTTGAAAATCAAAGAAGGAGAAACTTTAGGTATTTTAGGACGTAGTGGCAGTGGAAAATCTGTATTAATTAACATGCTCAGGGGTACATTGGATTACAAACCTGATGCAGGTCAGGTTATCTTTAATTTGGCTATTTGTCCAGATTGTTTGGCTGTTGAATCCCCGTCCCATGCAGGTGAAAAATGTTCATGTGGCGGAACTTATGAAGCAAAAGAAATTGATTTCTTCAATGCTGAAAGAAAAGAGTTCGCAAGTATTAAAAGAAGAATCGCTATTATGTTACAGCGTAACTTCGCATTATATGATGAAGAAACTGTAATTGAAAATGTTATGAGGGCAATGAGTGATGAGAATGATTATGAAGATAATCTCTATGATGCTCTAGACTTACTGGAAATGGTTCAGATGAACCACAGGATTACTCATGTTGCACGTGATTTAAGTGGTGGAGAAAAACAAAGAGTAGTTCTTGCAAGACAATTAGCAAAACAACCTATGATGTTTTTAGCTGATGAACCAACAGGTACTCTTGACCCTCAGACTGCTGAAAAACTTCATAATACTTTAATTGAAGGTGTAAAAGATAAAGGAATCACTATGTTAATCACCTCTCACTGGCCTGAAATCATGAATGATTTGGCTGATCATGTTATATGGTTAGAAAATGGGGAAATCAAAGAAGAAGGAGAACCTGAAGGTGTTGTAAATCATTTCCTTGAAACTGTACCGGTACCTGAAAAAGTGGAAAATCCTGAAATTGGTGCTCCTGAAGTTCAAATGGATGATGTTAAAAAACATTACTATTCAATTGAAAGGGGAGTAGTCAAAGCTGTTGATGGAATTGATTTAACCATAAACAAAGAGGAAATCTTTGGTATTGTAGGTTTAAGTGGTGCTGGAAAAACAACTCTTACTAAAATGTTAATTGGGTTGACTGAACCAAGTAGTGGTAAAATTGAAGTAAAACTTGGTGAAGAATGGGTTGACATGAGTAAAAGCGGTCCTCTTAACAGGGGTCGTGTAATTCCATATATGGGACTATTACATCAGGAATATTCTTTATATCCTCACAGGACTATTTTAGGAAACTTAACTGATGCTATTAGTTTGGAATTGCCTGCTGAATTTGCAAAAATCAAGGCTATTCATGTATTGACAACAGTTGGTTTTGATGAAAATATAGCTGAAGGTTTACTTAACAAATATCCTGACGAATTAAGTGTTGGGGAAAAACACAGGGTAGCTCTTGCACAGGTTCTTATTAAAGAGCCTAAAATAATTATTTTAGATGAACCGACAGGTACAATGGATCCAATTACTCGTGTAATTGTAACTGATTCTATTTTAAAAGCTAGAAAAGAATTAGAACAAACATTTATTATTATTTCTCACGATATGGACTTTGTATTGGATGTTTGTGATAGATCTGCTTTAATGAGGGGAGGAAAAATCCTTGATGTAGGAACTCCTGATGAAATAGTTAAACAGTTAACTGCAGATGAAAAAGAAGGAATGTTTAAAAATTAA
- a CDS encoding 3-hydroxyacyl-CoA dehydrogenase, which produces MNMKKIVVAGGGVLGSQIALQSAFCGFDVTIWLRSEGSIERAQPKLLRLKEIYLNTLEAMKTNPAAYCRGFSCENELSADKINELKQKVEDAYDSITLTTSYEEAGNDADLIIEAIAEDPKQKIAFYQELAKHIPEKTIIATNSSTMLPSAFAQYTGRPEKYLALHFANEIWRNNTAEIMGHPDTGQEYYDAVCEFAENINMIPLKLKKEQPGYILNSMLVPFLSAAEALYADGVADFETIDKTWMLATGAPLGPFRILDVVGLTTAYNIGMMNPKASDPDTIEGKVAAMLKEKIDAGKTGINSGEGFYKY; this is translated from the coding sequence ATGAATATGAAGAAAATTGTAGTAGCAGGTGGTGGAGTATTAGGCAGTCAAATTGCTCTTCAATCTGCTTTTTGTGGCTTTGATGTAACTATATGGTTAAGAAGCGAAGGATCAATCGAAAGAGCACAACCTAAACTTTTAAGATTGAAAGAAATTTATTTAAACACTCTTGAAGCAATGAAAACAAATCCTGCAGCATACTGCAGAGGATTCAGCTGTGAAAACGAACTGTCAGCAGACAAAATCAACGAGCTTAAGCAAAAAGTTGAAGATGCATATGACAGCATAACTTTAACAACAAGCTATGAAGAAGCAGGAAATGATGCTGATTTAATTATTGAAGCTATTGCTGAAGATCCTAAACAGAAAATAGCATTTTATCAGGAATTAGCTAAACACATTCCTGAAAAAACAATTATTGCAACAAATTCCTCTACAATGCTCCCAAGTGCATTTGCCCAATACACAGGACGTCCTGAAAAGTACCTTGCACTCCATTTTGCAAATGAAATCTGGAGAAACAATACTGCAGAAATTATGGGCCATCCTGATACTGGTCAAGAATATTACGATGCAGTATGCGAATTTGCTGAAAACATTAATATGATTCCGTTAAAACTTAAAAAAGAACAACCAGGATACATTCTTAATTCCATGCTTGTTCCGTTTTTAAGTGCTGCAGAAGCATTATATGCAGATGGAGTAGCTGACTTTGAAACTATTGACAAAACATGGATGTTGGCTACAGGTGCACCATTAGGTCCATTTAGAATACTTGATGTTGTAGGTCTAACTACTGCATATAACATTGGTATGATGAATCCGAAAGCCAGCGATCCGGACACCATTGAAGGAAAAGTTGCAGCTATGCTTAAAGAAAAAATAGATGCTGGAAAAACCGGTATAAACTCCGGTGAAGGATTCTACAAATATTAA
- a CDS encoding ExbD/TolR family protein, producing the protein MTIDVKSYKEKVLNRKPAINLVPLIDILFTIMIFLVVTSNFSATDMSADDASSTDSGTGKPNVTDVSGDAEYYIMPVANLHKVVVDGKDMSNLISNNAIAVKANVIDEGQIQIKPGEIIITTPAGVSPEEAVRSPNTT; encoded by the coding sequence ATGACAATTGATGTTAAATCATATAAAGAGAAGGTTCTTAATAGGAAACCTGCTATTAACTTAGTCCCACTTATAGATATTTTATTTACGATTATGATTTTTTTGGTTGTGACTAGTAATTTCTCAGCAACAGATATGTCTGCTGATGATGCATCTTCTACTGACTCTGGAACTGGTAAACCGAATGTGACTGATGTTTCTGGTGATGCGGAGTATTATATTATGCCTGTAGCTAATTTGCATAAAGTAGTTGTTGATGGTAAAGACATGTCTAATTTAATATCGAATAATGCTATTGCTGTTAAAGCTAATGTTATCGATGAGGGGCAAATACAAATAAAACCTGGAGAGATTATTATAACTACTCCTGCAGGTGTGTCTCCTGAAGAAGCTGTCAGAAGTCCAAATACTACTTAA